AACATATGGTGGTCAAAATCAAGTAAAGATTACAACTGCATACAAAGCAGATGAGGATGGAACTAATGTAGATGACGAAATAAAAGATAAATTATATACAGGGCTTAAATCTTATTTACCAGCAAATATGTCTGAGAAAGATTTCTCAGAAGATAATGCGACAATAGGTTTAATGTCTTCTGCAAAAGTAGGTCCTACAATTGCTGATGATACGACAAGAGCTTCATTTATTGCAGTTTCTTTAGCATTAGTAGCAATTTTCTTCTACTTAATCATCATGTTCAAACGTTGGCAATTCTCATTATCAACTATCATTGCTTTGGCGCATGACGTAATTATTGTATTAGGTGTTTTCTCTTTATTTAAAGGTGTTTTACCATTCAATATGGAGATTGACCAAGCCTTTATTGCTGCGATTTTGACAGTAATTGGTTATTCGATGAATGACTCGATTATTATCTTGGATCGTATTCGTGAAAACTTAACAGTTGAGAAAAACCATAAATTGTATAATATTATTAATATTTCTACATCAGAAACATTATCTCGTACAATCAATACGTCTTTATCAACGTTCTTAATCGTATTAATCATCTTTGCATTTGGTGGAGAATCAATCAAAGGATTTATGTTTGCGAAATTGATCGGTATCGTAATTGGTACTTTCTCATCTATTTTCGTTGCATCTCCTTTATTGTACGACTTTACGAAAAAAGGTCAAATGAATAAATAAGATTCAATTTTAAATAAATTTTAAGAAAGCCATCAGAGAAATTTGATGGCTTTTTTTCTTTTACTCCATTTAGATTTTATACATTTGTTTCGTGAATAGTTTAGTAATATACCCAGCGTTTTTAGACTTTCAAGAAGTCGTGATTATTATGGTAGTTGCCGTGGTAATTTTTGGACCAGATAAAATTCCGGAAATTGCACGTGGTTTGGGAGCTGCAGTACGAAAACTGAAAGAAGCTTCAGAAGATATCAAACAAGAAATTATGAATCCTGTTCAGGAAGTAGATCCAACAAAGGACATTCAAAATACAATTAATGAATTAAATCCATTGAAAGAAGTGAAAGAAACTTTTCAAAAAATTAATCCAATGGAAGATTTCCAAAAATCGTTTGAAGAGCTAAGTAATCCAGTTGATAAATTACACAATGCCATTCATCAAGAGAATACTGTCGAAACAGCTTTGAGAGATACAGATGCACCAACAATGAAGCCTGTAGATCCAGTTCAAGATATAGAAACTCCAACTTCAACTGAACCAATTGCAGAAGAACCTGTAGAACCAGTTGTTGAAGAACCTACGATTATCAAGGAACCAAAAACTGTCGATGAAGCATTAGGATTAGGTGGATCAGTAAGTAGATAATGATACAAGATTTTTTTGATTGGGACGTACAAATATTTTTGTATTTCAATAATTTAGGTACAGAAAGTTGGGATTGGTTTTGGTTATTGGTTACCAATAAAAAAACGTGGATTCCGCTTTATGTCATATTTCTTGTTTTGTTGTACATTAAACTTGGATGGAAAAAGACATTATTAGCCGGAATTTGTGTTGCGTTAATGATAACGTGTGCTGATCAATTTACCAATATCCTAAAAAATTCTTTCCAACGTTATAGACCATGTTATACAGAATCTATTCAAGGCTTATTCCGTCCAATAGATTGTGAGGGGAGAGGTCGTTTTGGTTTTACATCTGCTCATGCTTCTAATCACATGGCGATTGCTATTTTTATGGGAATTATTTTAAGACGCTATTACAAATGGTTATTGTATGTTTTAATTGTTTGGGCATTAATGGTTGCTTACAGTAGAGTATATGTTGGTGTACATTTTACAGGTGATATATTTTTCGGAACCTTAATCGGTGTATTTTTCTCTATCATATTCCTAAAAATATATTATTTCTTGGAAAAAAAATATTTGCAGAATATCTAAAATAAAATTGACTAAATCAATACATATCAAAAAAGTCTATAACAATTTGTTATAGACTTTTTTAGTAAACTTAATTAAGTTAATTATACAATTATGTAAAATAGAAATAAAACTATTCGATTGTTTCGTCCAGTTTCTTAGGCTTTTTCTTCAAACGAAGAGCTTTCTTTTTTGCTAAGAATGAATTCAAATCTTCATCAATTTCAGTAGAATTTTCATCACCCAAAAGATAGCCCCAAGGTTTTAGTTCGGTCACATTATCAAAAACAATTTTCATCAACGCAAGGATTGGTATAGATAACAACATTCCCATAATTCCCCAAGTCATTTCGCCAATAACCAAACCAATAATGACAATTAGTGAATTTATTTTTACTTTAGATCCGACAATTTTTGGCATCACAACATTTCCGTCAATTGCGTGAATTGCAATGAAAGCAATTAATACAAAAAATAATTTTGAGGTAGACATTGTTGCGAAGGTGATGATAAGCGTTACGATTAATGAAATAATAATCCCAACATACGGAACAACGTTAAGTACTCCTGTTAAAATAGCCAATACAAATTTATATTTGAGCCCAAGAATCGAAAATGAAATAAATGATAAAATTGAAACTATTAGCATTTGTAAGAATAAGCCAATTAAATATTGTTTGACCATTTTTTGAATAGATGTAATCACATTATATACTTGATCGTGCGTATTCGAATTGAAAGCGTAATAAAGGAATTTAACCAAATGTCCACGATAAATAAGCAAGAAAACGATGTATAAAAAAGTAAATAAAACGGTTACAGTCATTGACGACACGATAGAAAGTACCTTTTCTATGACAATTGTACTTGTCTCGATAGTGGTTTTTACATTTTTTGTCAAATATTCTATTTGCGCATGCGAATTAATACCAAACGTGTGATGAATCCATTTCTGTAAATCGATAAAAGCTTCAATTATCTGCATCTGAAAAACAGGCCATTCATTCGCTATATCAGCCATTTGTATGGCGATTAAATAGAAAATTCCTAATATAAATGCTGCAAATAATAGAGTTGTTATGATACTTGAAATTGCTCTTGGAAGAAACAAATATCTTTCGAAAAAAGTAGAAATAGGCGATAGTAATATCGAAATTAAGAAGCCTAAAATTAATGGAACTAAAATCGCTTTACCTATTATTGATATAAATGTTAAACAAATGATTGACAATAATGTGCAAGTTAGTTTTAAATAAAAAGGCCATTTTCTAATGACTTCCATAATGTAAAGTATTTTATGTTGACAATATTATAAAATTGATTCTATAAATATAGTTTTATTTTGTTAGATAATATTTGATTGTATAGTTTATTTCATTAAAAAAACCACGTTGTAAAAACGTGGTTTTCAGTATATAATGAAAGATGATTATTTTTTCTTCGTCTCTTTATTTTCTTCAATAATAGTCATTTCATCAATCAAACGTTGTGCATTTGCATATTTGTCAACTACCCATAAAATATAACGAGCGTCAACCATAATATTACGACAAATTTCTGGATCATAATTTAAATCTGACATAGTTCCTTCCCAAACACGGTCAAAGTTCAATCCGATTAATTCTCCTTTTGCATTTAATGCTGGAGAACCAGAGTTTCCTCCTGTTGTATGATTGGTTGCGATAAAGTTTACAGCTAATTTACCGTCTTTATCAGCATATTTACCATAGTCTTTGTTGTCATATAAACTAACCATTTGTTTTGGTAAATCATATTCGTAATCTCCAGGAACATATTTTTCCATTACGCCATCCATGTGTGTTACAGGTTCGTAATAAACCGCATCACGAGGTTGATAACCATCAACTTTACCATATGTTACACGTAAAGTAGAATTCGCATCTGGGAAGATTTTTTTATCTGTAAATACATCCATTTGCGCTTTCATATAGGTACGCATCAATTTGTTGATCTTATCTTGATTCGCTAAATAGGTAGGCGTTACATTTGTTTGATTCGATTCTAAAACAATACGAACTTGACTAATCAATGCATCTTCTTTTAGCGCTTTAATAAATTCAGCATCGTTTTCAGCTAAAGCTTTGATATTACCTAAAAGAGATTGTCCATTCATTTTTTTCGTTCCGTTAATCACCGAGTTTCCTAAAGCAGTTTTAATGTTTGCTGCAGTTGTATTCGGTAATAATTTTTGTGGAACTACTTTGAAATAATTATCAGCCAAATCAGAAGAAATTGTTTTGTCTAATTCTGGATTATAATCCTTGTGCATAGACGCTACCGTATTCAACGCTTTTGCTTTTGTTTCAGCATAATTTTTTTGCCCTACAGCATTCAAAATATTATTCAACGTTAAAGCCATTCTGAACGTTTCTGAATTTGAGAAAAACGACTCAGAGAACATAATGTTCGCTAAATTATAATCTTGATTTGCTTTATTCACGTCATTTAATTCAGAAATAATGTTCGCATATTGAGCGTTTAATTTCGAATTTTTAGCAATACGATTCATAAATTCTTGTTCGTATTGTTGACGTTTTTCTACCGCTTTCGAACGATTAAGCCCTAAAACTTCACCAATCCATTTTTTGTGTGCATTCGAAATACGTGCTTGTTTAGACGCATACGCAATACGAGTTGCATTGTCTTCTCGCATTTTTTTATCGATGTGCGATAATGCAATTGTACGAACATTAATACGTGCCGGATTGATAACATCTTTGATTTGTTCGATAGAAGAAGCTGGTAAATATTCGTCCGTTACACCTGGAAAACCATAAACAAACGTGAAATCGCCTTCGTTAATTCCCGAAATATTAATTGGTAAGTGATGTTTTGGTTTGTAAGGTACATTGTCTACTGAATATTCTGCAGGTTTATTGTTTTTATCCGCATAGATTCTAAACATAGCAAAATCTCCAGTATGACGTGGCCAAACCCAGTTATCGGTATCATTTCCATATTTACCAATTGCCGACGGTGGTGCACCAACTAAACGTACGTCTTTGAACGTTTCTGTTGTAAATTGGTAGTATTTATTTCCTTTATAGAAAGGTTTAATGAAAACTGTTTGGTACGATTCTTTTTTGCTTTTTGCATTAAAATCTTCGCTATTTTTTTTGATGATTTTGTTACGTTCTTCTTCAGACATATTTTCATTCACACCTTTTAAAATAGCTGTAGTTACATCTTTTATATCAATGATAAAAGTCGCTGTTAACCCTTCGTTTGGTAATTCGTCTTTCAACTCTTTAGCCCAAAAACCATCTGTTAAATAATCATTTTCTAAAGATGAATGCGCTTGAATTTCTCCATAACCACAGTGATGATTAGTTAATAATAAACCATTTGGAGAAATAACTTCAGATGTACAACCACCACCAAAATGCGCAACTGCATTATTGATACTTTTATCTCCAGTACTGAAAATGTCTTTTGATGAGATTTTCAATCCCATGTCTTTCATTTCCTTTTCATTCAATTCTGTCGGAATCCACATTCCTCCACCTTGTTGTGCAAACGCATTGAAACTTGCAAACAAAGCCATTAAAATAGACCCTTTAACGAATAGTTTCTTCATTTTTATTTGATTATTTTATTGTATCGATTTCTTAGATTTTCAAAGATAAAGAAATTTACATAAAACCAACTTGATTTCTTAAAACCATTGTAAATAGTGAGTTTTTAAGGATTAATTTTTAATATTTTTGAGCATTAAATGTAGATAAATGAAAAGAGTACTGTTAGTTGGTTTAATAGCTTTAGGATTGCAATCGTGCACTATAAAAGAAGAATATGTTATTTATGAAGATGGAAAAATTGATTATAATTATTCGTTAAATGGCAATGATTTAAAATCATATATTCAAGATGAAGGTGGTTACAATTCACTTTTGAATGAAAAAAAAGAGGTGGTAGAGAACTTAAAAAAAGGATTAACAATTGAATCATTGCATAAAATAATGATTGAAGATGAAGATTTTTTGAATGATAAAAGGAGTAATGCAATCGCTTATTTTGAGGAAAATAAATTACTATATGAAAAATTTAAACAGCATAAAGTATATATTGATTTTAATGAATTAACGTATTCAACCGAGTTAAATTCAGTATCAACTGTCATCAGTAAAGAAAGTGAAGAGTTGAATACGTTTTTATTCAATTTGTTTATAGCGATTGATAATCCATTCAATACAAATTATTTAAATAATCAGAAGAATATAAATTCAACCAGTACCGAAATTGTATTTAATAAAGAAGATTTTAAGACTTTAGTCAGTGGCTTAATGCCGAATTTTGATGCTGGAATGGGAGATAATATGGTGTATAATAATATGTTTAATTATCAATTAATTATTCATGCGCCAACTAAAATAGTAAGTAGTACAGTTGAAGATGCCAATTTCTCCTTGGACCAAAAAACGATTCGACTAAATTTTACATTCAATGATATTATTTCGGGTAAGAATAAATCAGCCAAAATTACCTATTAAACGCATAGTTTCGTAAATTTGATTTTCGAAACACATTGTAAAATGAAACAAATTGTCGAGTTCCAAGATTTGGGAATGAACAGAAATTACCAAGAAATATGGGATTATCAAGAAAGTCTTTTAGCCGAAAATATAGCCGCAAAACAATACAACAGAGCACAAGAAAAGGAGGGAGGAACTGATTTTAAGAATACCAAAAATCATTTGCTTTTCGTAGAACATCCGCATGTTTATACACTTGGGAAAAGTGGTCATTTAGAAAATATGTTGGCGTCGAGCGATAAGTTAAATGAAATTCAAGCAACATTTGTTAAAACGAATCGTGGTGGCGATATTACGTATCATGGACCGCAACAATTGGTTGGGTATCCGATTATGGATTTAGAAAATTTTAAACCCGACATTCATTTGTATATGCGCAATTTGGAAGAAGTAATCATCAAAACAATTGCAGAATATGGTTTAAAAGGTGTTCGTTCTCAAGGAGAAACAGGTGTTTGGTTAGACGTTGGTCGACCTTATGCGCGCAAAATTTGTGCAATGGGAGTTAAAGCTTCTCGTTGGGTTACGATGCATGGTTTTGCTCTTAATGTGAATACAGATATGCGTTATTTTGAATATATTGTTCCATGTGGAATCCAAGATAAAGCCGTTGCGTCATTAGAAAGAGAGCTCGGTCATCAGGTAGATATGAACGAAGTAAAAGCGTTTACGAAAAAACATTTTGCTGAAGTTTTTGATGTAGCCTATAAATAAACATTTCTAAGAATAAAAATTATAGTAAAGACCGTTTTTTGTAAAACGGTCTTTTTTATTGGTTTTTAATTTGTTATAAACACTTCAATTAAATGTTTTTCATTTTCGACTATTTTTTAATTTTTTGTTAAAGAATAATTATAAATTTAGCACTTATAAAGAAACGTAATAATGGAAAATAACCAAATCAAAACGAATTATCCAGCGCTCTATACACTGATAATCGTCTTTTTTTTCTGGGGTTTTATTGCCGCAGGTAACAATATTTTTATTCCTTTTTGTAAAAATTATTTCAATTTAGATCAATTTCAATCACAATTAATCGACTTTGCATTTTATACTGCGTATTATGTAGGTGCTTTGCTTTTGTATATTTTTGGCGTTGTAAAAGGTAAAGATCTTGTTGGGCAATGGGGATATAAAAGAAGTATTGTTTACGGACTTTTGTTTTCTGCAATAGGAGCTGGCGCAATGATTATTGCGGTTCAAATTAATGTATATACAGCAATGTTAGTGGGGTTATTTATTGTAGCGTTAGGCTTTTCTTTGCAACAAACAGCGGCCAACCCTTTTGCTGTTCTTTTGGGAGATCCTAAAACAGGAACTTCACGTGTAAATTTAGGTGGAGGAATCAATTCCTTTGGAACAACAATTGGTCCGTTAGTAATTGGTTTTGCATTGTTTGGTACTTTTGAACATGTTTCGGATGACGCGATAAAAAGTTTACCACTTACAAAAGTAGAATATCTATACATTGGTGTTGGATTATTGTTTGTTATTGCAGCAGGAATTTTCTTTTTCTCAAAAAAAGTTCCAGATGGTATCAATAACGAACCAATGGAAAAATCTAACAAAGCATTAACAACATTAATTGTAATGACAATTTTATTGTTTGTAATGTTTTTACCAGTATTTTTGAGTTATAAAAGTGATGAGGCTTTAAAAATTGAAGAATTAAGCAGATTAATTGAAGCTAATCAAAATGTAGAATTAGTCAATCAATATAAAGCAGAAATTGCAACAATCAAAGAACCATTAGAAATGTATCGTATGTCATGGTTATTTGGTGCTTTAGCAGTCGTAGTTGTAGGATTATTGTATGCTTATTTCAGCGCTTCAAAAAAGGCAGAAGGCTGGGGAGCGATGAAATATCCTCAATTAATTTTAGGAATGTTAGCCCTTTTTCTTTATGTTGGAGTAGAGGTCGCAATTGGTTCTAATTTAGGTGAATTATTAACATTGAAAGAGTTTGGTAGCCTAAGTTCTTCACAAATTACACCTTACGTGACGATGTATTGGGGAAGTATGATGATTGGTCGTTGGGCAGGTGCAATTAGTGCCTTCAATTTGACTAAATCAAAAAAACAATTGTTATTAATTATTGTTCCATTAATCGCTTATTCAATTATTATTGGTGTTAATACAATGGCTGGTTTCGATATGTCGCATTTGTATTATTATATTATCTGTATTGCTTTACAAATTGTCGCATTCTTTTTATCAAAAGATAAACCAGCTCGTACATTATTAATTTTCGCAATATTTGGAGCAGTAGCAATGATTATTGGATTATTTTCTACAGGTATGACAGCTATCTATGCTTTCTTAGCAGGAGGATTAGCATGTTCTATTATGTGGCCAGCAATTTTCAGTTTATCAATTGTAGGATTAGGAAAATATACTGCGCAAGGATCTGCTTTTTTAGTAATGATGATTTTAGGAGGTGGAATTATCCCGCCAATTCAAGGAAAATTATCTGATATTATTGGAATTCATAATTCGTATATTATCCCATTATTTTGTTTTGCCTACCTTATTTTGTTCGCAATTATGGTAAAAGGATTTTTAACAAAACAAGGAATCAATATTGATGAATTAGAATCAGAAGGTAGTCATTAAAATAGTTTAAATTATGAAATAAAAAAAGCCGAGCAAAAAGCTAGACTGCACCCAAAAGTTTGGACAGATTAAAAATTAATAATTATAAAAATGAGTTCGATATTGTATCGGGCTCATTTTATTTAAGTTCGATTTTATTCTATCGTTATTGTAATAGTAAATGTATTGTTTTATTTCTTTTTTTAGCTCTTCAATAGAATTAAATTTTTGTAAATAAAATAGTTCCGATTTCAGTATTCCGAAGAAATTCTCGATAATAGCATTATCTAAGCAATTTCCTTTTCTACTCATACTTTGTATGATTCCTTTTTCATTTAATAAAGCCTGATATTGTTTCATTTGATATTGCCATCCTTGATCTGAATGTAATATCAAATCTTTAGTGTCTTTCGTTATTTTAAATGCCTTTTTAAGCATTTGAGTTACTTGATTAAAAACAGGTCGTTCGCTTAACTCATAGCTGATAATTTCTTGATTGTACAGATCCATTATCGGTGATAAATATAGTTTTTTATCTTTTACTTTAAACTCGGTAACATCTGTTACCCATTTTTGGTTGGGTTTATCAGCCTTAAATGCTCTTTGCAAGATGTTTGGTGCAATCTTTCCTTGTTCTCCTTTGTAAGATTTGTATTTTTTTCTTCGAATCAAACTCTTTAATCCTAAGCTATTCATCAGTTTAAGAACAGTTTTATGATTGATGATAGTTCCTGATTTTCTTAATTCATCGGTAATTCGTCGATAGCCATATCGCCCTTTATGCTGATGATAAATGGATTTTATCTTAAGTTTTAATTCCTCGTATTTATCTGTTTTACTACGTGAAATATGATAGTAAAAGCTGCTTCTAGCCATATGTGTACAATCTAAAAGTAAATTTAGATGAAATTCTGGCCTTAATTCATTTATGGCTTGCGTCCAAGTTTCTTTTGTTTTTCTTCCTCGGCTTGAATTAAGGCATTGAACTTTTTTAAGAGTGCATTTTCACAACGTAAACGTTCAATCTCCAACAATAGTTCTTCTTCTCTTGTTAACGGTTGTTTCGATTTTTTAGGTCTACCTTTAGATGTGCTCATAGTCTTGGGACGGCCTTTTGGTTTGGGTTTTAATCCGTCTATTCCAAAGGTAGCAAAATCTTTTTGCCATTTTATAATAACCGATTCACTTGGAATATTAAATTTAACTCTGGCTTCACGCAAACTAAGAAACTGTTTGGTTATAGACTTAATAACTTTTAGCTTAAATTCAACGCTATACGTTTGGTTTTTCTTAGGTTCTAAACCTAAAGCTCCTTGATTATGATAATCAGTAATCCACTTACGCAATAAACTTCCTGAAATACCTTCTTGATGTGATATAGAATGAACTGAATGATGTTTTTTTAAAACTTCTTTGACACATCGCAACTTGTATGTTACATCATATTTTACTTTTCTTGCCATAAAAAATGCCCCCAAAAGTGTCTAACTTTTTGGGGGCAGTGTAAGAAAGGTCGCATTTTTTTTATTTCATAACACCTAATTGTGTTAATATTTTTTCTTCATAAGGATCTATCTTAAATTGATCAAATTTTACAAAATCTTTTCCATCTTTCAGATACCCTAATTGATAATTTTGACGAACAACAGGTTGATTTTCGAAACTTTCTAAAATAGGCAATTCAGAAATCGGTTCTAAAATTTTTTCATTTGTAGTCGAAATTAAACCAAAATGCATCAAATAATTTTCTTTGGATAAAAAATAAGGAAAATAAGCCAACACATCAGGACGTTCAATTTTCAAAGAAGTTGATTCTCCAAAAGTTGCAAAATTTTGATCAACAGGTGTTAAATATTCGTATTGAAAATCAATAATTAATTGATTGTTTTTGTCAATCATTCCCCATTTTCCATCTTTTTCTACTCCAGCCAAACCAGCTCTAAAATCGGTACAACCATCATATTCAAACGGAATAATTACTTGATTCAATAAATCAATAAATCCCCATTTTCCGTCTTTTTTTACAGCACAAATATTCTCAATAAAATCACTTGATAATTCATACTCAAACGGAATCAAAACTTGGTTAGACTTGGTTATAAATCCCCATTTTTCGTTTTTCTGAGCACTATATGCATTAACCGTTGTGAGAACTAATTTCTGGTACTCAAAAGGAATAATTACATTTCCAGTTTTATCGATTAAGCCAAATTGATCATTAATAGATATTGGTGCTAAATTATTGCGATCAAAAACAGTTAACTCTTCAAATGTTGTTGTTTCTTTGTGAACGAAATCATCAAACTGATCAGTGTCTTTTGGGTAAATTTTAGTCATAATTCTTTAATTCACCACAAAATTAAAGAATCAAAATTAATAGATATCTTTTTATTTTAAAAATATCCGATTTTAAGCACTTTTTTGTAAATATAATTCTTATTTTTGTAGGAAAGCTTAAAGTATAACCTATGAATATTTTTACTAAATTATTTTTTAGTGCAGCCATAATGTCGAGTAGCTTTGTTTCTGCTCAACAGGAAAACATTAACATTACAAATCTTCCAACGACTATTAATAAAGATTATTCTTTTGATGGAGTTTGGAATATTTCAAATGATGTAACTACTTCTAATTACAAAATTTCTGGCGGAAAATTGACTAACTATTCAGATAAAACTAGTCAAACTTTATTTTTTGATTTATATTTTGTTCCTTCAAAATCTTCGTTGGATTTGTATGATTTACCTAACAAAATCACAACAAATGCCCAATTAGGAACTCTGGAAGGGAATGGAACAAGTTTTAATAATGTAAATGTAACTTTTAAAGCAGCAGATATCCAGAAATTAGCAGATGGAGATTATACACCAATTTTATTATTGAAAGAGAGAGAAACAAGCAATGTTTTAAACTACAAGATTTTAAATAATAAAATATCATTACAATCGAATGATATTATGATTGATAAAGTAATTGATGATGCTAGTTTACCACAATTAACGGAGAAAAATACATTAGCTTCTACAAAAAATATTGACGCAACTTTATCAGATATTTATATTCCCGTAGAGAGTTCATTAGCTATTGAAAATGCAAACAAAAAAGTAAAATTAGCTGGTGTTTGGAAATTAGAAATTGATTTTAATACATTAATGGTTACAGTTGATGGTATTAATAATTCTATTCAGAATTTAGATTCTAAACCAACAAATGACTTGAAATTATTAGTCTATTTTTCAAAACAAAATATTACAGATGCAAAAAAAATAGATGGATTTGAATTGCTTAATTTTGATATTACTCCGGTTGCCGCTTTAACAAAATTAAGTAATCTTGATTTTACAACTAACATCACAAAGTTAGTTCCTGCGGGTGAATATTATCCAATTTTGGTTTTGACAGAGAAGAATAATGAAGGAAACTATGTAATCAAATCTACTTTGAGTTTAGGTGAAAAATATATTTGGAAATAAATTCTAATTAATAAACAAAAAGCGAAATCTTATTAGACTGCACCCAAAAGTTTGGACAGATTAAAAATTAATAATTATAAAAATGAGTTCGATATTGTATCGGGCTCATTTTATTTAAGTTCGATTTTATTCTATCGTTATTGTAATAGTAAATGTATTGTTTTATTTCTTTTTTTAGCTCTTCAATAGAATTAAATTTTTGTAAATAAAATAGTTCCGATTTCAGTATTCCGAAGAAATTCTCGATAATAGCATTATCTAAGCAATTTCCTTTTCTACTCATACTTTGTATGATTCCTTTTTCATTTAATAAAGCCTGATATTGTTTCATTTGATATTGCCATCCTTGATCTGAATGTAATATCAAATCTTTAGTGTCTTTCGTTATTTTAAATGCCTTTTTAAGCATTTGAGTTACTTGATTAAAAACAGGTCGTTCGCTTAACTCATAGCTGATAATTTCTTGATTGTACAGATCCATTATTGGTGATAAATATAGTTTTTTATCTTTTACTTTAAACTCGGTAACATCTGTTACCCATTTTTGGTTGGGTTTATCAGCCTTAAATGCTCTTTGCAAGATGTTTGGTGCAATCTTTCCTTGTTCTCCTTTGTAAGATTTGTATTTTTTTCTTCGAATCAAACTCTTTAATCCTAAGC
This portion of the Empedobacter stercoris genome encodes:
- a CDS encoding IS3 family transposase (programmed frameshift), coding for MARKVKYDVTYKLRCVKEVLKKHHSVHSISHQEGISGSLLRKWITDYHNQGALGLEPKKNQTYSVEFKLKVIKSITKQFLSLREARVKFNIPSESVIIKWQKDFATFGIDGLKPKPKGRPKTMSTSKGRPKKSKQPLTREEELLLEIERLRCENGTLKKVQCLNSSRGRKTKETWTQAINELRPEFHLNLLLDCTHMARSSFYYHISRSKTDKYEELKLKIKSIYHQHKGRYGYRRITDELRKSGTIINHKTVLKLMNSLGLKSLIRRKKYKSYKGEQGKIAPNILQRAFKADKPNQKWVTDVTEFKVKDKKLYLSPIMDLYNQEIISYELSERPVFNQVTQMLKKAFKITKDTKDLILHSDQGWQYQMKQYQALLNEKGIIQSMSRKGNCLDNAIIENFFGILKSELFYLQKFNSIEELKKEIKQYIYYYNNDRIKSNLNKMSPIQYRTHFYNY
- a CDS encoding WG repeat-containing protein encodes the protein MTKIYPKDTDQFDDFVHKETTTFEELTVFDRNNLAPISINDQFGLIDKTGNVIIPFEYQKLVLTTVNAYSAQKNEKWGFITKSNQVLIPFEYELSSDFIENICAVKKDGKWGFIDLLNQVIIPFEYDGCTDFRAGLAGVEKDGKWGMIDKNNQLIIDFQYEYLTPVDQNFATFGESTSLKIERPDVLAYFPYFLSKENYLMHFGLISTTNEKILEPISELPILESFENQPVVRQNYQLGYLKDGKDFVKFDQFKIDPYEEKILTQLGVMK